From Amycolatopsis sp. cg9, one genomic window encodes:
- a CDS encoding ABC transporter ATP-binding protein, giving the protein MSIVEVRDLERRYARRDVHALRGVSFDVEAGQRFGIVGESGSGKSTLVRLLAALDKPTAGTVSFQGRRVDNLPERRLGFLRSELQIVFQDPMGSLDPRMRVRDIISEPLGRREPDRVAELLAAVGLPVDAAQRYPHQFSGGQRQRISIARALAPNPSVLIADEPVSALDVSVRGQILDLLAELVEQFALTLIFVSHDLGVVRHVCDRVAVMRRGEIVELGAVEEVYGAPQHEYTRELLAAAPNLRAELARLSGGDDG; this is encoded by the coding sequence ATGAGCATCGTCGAAGTCCGCGACCTCGAACGCCGGTACGCCCGCCGGGACGTCCACGCGCTACGCGGCGTCAGCTTCGACGTCGAGGCGGGGCAGCGGTTCGGCATCGTCGGCGAGTCCGGCTCGGGCAAGTCGACGCTGGTCCGGCTGCTGGCCGCGCTCGACAAGCCGACCGCGGGCACGGTCTCGTTCCAGGGGCGACGTGTCGACAACCTGCCGGAGCGCCGGCTCGGTTTCCTGCGGTCGGAATTGCAGATCGTCTTCCAGGACCCGATGGGCTCGCTCGATCCCCGCATGCGCGTGCGCGACATCATTTCCGAACCGCTGGGCCGCCGCGAACCCGATCGCGTCGCCGAACTGCTCGCCGCCGTCGGCCTGCCCGTCGACGCGGCCCAGCGCTACCCGCACCAGTTCTCCGGCGGTCAGCGGCAGCGCATCTCCATCGCCCGCGCGCTGGCGCCCAACCCGAGCGTCCTGATCGCCGACGAGCCGGTCAGCGCGCTCGACGTCTCCGTGCGCGGCCAGATCCTCGACCTCCTGGCCGAGCTGGTCGAGCAGTTCGCGCTGACGCTGATCTTCGTGTCTCACGACCTCGGCGTCGTCCGGCACGTCTGCGACCGCGTCGCCGTGATGCGCCGCGGCGAGATCGTCGAGCTCGGCGCCGTCGAGGAGGTCTACGGGGCGCCACAGCACGAGTACACGCGGGAACTGCTGGCCGCCGCGCCGAACCTGCGCGCCGAGCTGGCCCGGCTGAGCGGAGGCGACGATGGCTGA
- a CDS encoding aldehyde dehydrogenase family protein: MAEYPGGLPVGAGWVSTVDAEEIVFPFDGSVIGTAPVGTPELARQAVDEAVAIAREVASLPSRVRRSLLNDVASAVRERREEFENLLVLETGKPLVDCRVEVARTIVTWEAAAEEVSRLHGETVPLDLLPAGDGLVGFWKRKPIGVVVGIAGFNYPLLLASHKIAPAIAAGCPVIVKPAPPTPLATLWLVHLVRTLAPVPAMVQLVTGDAAVGAALTTDRRIGAVSFTGSAAVGHRIARDAAPTKTLLELGSNAALVVAGDADLDAAVDAVLRGGFYASGQACISVQRVLVVASVAEEFTERLLARLDEVVAGDPRDEKTRVSALIDPASTERVAAWIEKSGARQVGGGVDGTVLRPTVLLDVPDGVEAWDEEIFGPVVCVRTVSDVDEAFAAVNASRYGLHASVYSKSLNTAFRALDELEVGGVVVNEVPGFRSDTMPYGGVKDSGIGREGPRFAVEELTVTRMAVLRP, from the coding sequence ATGGCTGAGTACCCCGGCGGCCTGCCGGTCGGAGCGGGCTGGGTGTCCACTGTGGATGCCGAGGAAATCGTTTTCCCCTTCGACGGGAGCGTCATCGGCACCGCGCCGGTCGGCACTCCCGAGCTGGCTCGGCAGGCCGTCGACGAAGCTGTCGCCATCGCGCGTGAAGTGGCTTCACTGCCTTCGCGGGTCCGGCGTTCGCTGCTCAACGACGTCGCTTCGGCGGTGCGGGAGCGGCGCGAAGAGTTCGAGAACCTGCTCGTGCTGGAGACCGGCAAGCCACTGGTCGACTGCCGCGTCGAGGTCGCCCGCACGATCGTCACCTGGGAAGCCGCGGCCGAAGAGGTGTCGCGGCTGCACGGCGAGACCGTGCCGCTGGACCTCCTGCCCGCGGGCGACGGCCTGGTCGGGTTCTGGAAGCGCAAGCCGATCGGCGTGGTCGTCGGCATCGCGGGCTTCAACTACCCGCTGCTGCTGGCGTCGCACAAGATCGCGCCCGCGATCGCCGCGGGCTGCCCGGTGATCGTCAAGCCGGCGCCCCCGACGCCGCTGGCCACGCTGTGGCTGGTGCACCTGGTCCGGACGCTCGCGCCGGTGCCCGCCATGGTCCAGCTGGTCACCGGCGACGCGGCCGTCGGCGCGGCGCTGACGACCGACCGGCGGATCGGCGCGGTGTCCTTCACCGGCTCGGCCGCGGTCGGCCACCGGATCGCCCGCGACGCGGCGCCCACGAAGACGCTGCTGGAGCTGGGCTCGAACGCGGCCTTGGTCGTCGCCGGCGACGCCGACCTGGACGCGGCGGTGGACGCCGTGCTGCGCGGCGGGTTCTACGCGTCCGGCCAGGCGTGCATCTCGGTGCAGCGGGTCCTGGTCGTCGCGTCGGTCGCCGAGGAGTTCACCGAACGGCTGCTGGCGCGGCTCGACGAGGTCGTCGCCGGCGACCCGCGGGACGAGAAGACGCGGGTGTCCGCGCTGATCGACCCCGCTTCCACCGAGCGCGTCGCCGCGTGGATCGAGAAGTCCGGCGCCCGTCAGGTCGGCGGTGGCGTCGACGGGACGGTGCTGCGGCCGACCGTCCTGCTCGACGTCCCGGACGGCGTCGAAGCCTGGGACGAAGAGATCTTCGGCCCGGTCGTCTGCGTGCGCACGGTGTCCGATGTGGACGAAGCGTTCGCCGCGGTCAACGCGTCCCGCTACGGCCTCCACGCCAGCGTCTACAGCAAGTCCTTGAACACGGCGTTCCGCGCGCTCGACGAGCTGGAGGTCGGCGGCGTCGTCGTCAACGAGGTGCCCGGCTTCCGCTCGGACACCATGCCCTACGGCGGGGTGAAGGACTCGGGCATCGGCCGCGAAGGACCGCGGTTCGCCGTCGAAGAGCTGACCGTGACCAGGATGGCGGTGCTGCGCCCGTGA
- a CDS encoding SDR family NAD(P)-dependent oxidoreductase — translation MNYSTLFRLDGRRAVVLGAGGIGREAARALAAHGADVVCADRDLEAAREAGVGEAYELDLLAPGALDQAASDLGPLDVVVLTAATNVRKRLLDYTREEFDRVIALNLGVAFEVVRVFGADMVARGRGSIIGFSSIRGTTVEPGQGPYAATKAGLVQLFRTAAAEFGPAGVRVNAIAPGVVETPLTAQIKANPEWYDAYAAKGALGRWARPDELAGAVVYLASDASSFVTGSVLAVDGGWTAVDGRFEPPAS, via the coding sequence GTGAACTACTCGACGTTGTTCCGCTTGGACGGCCGCCGGGCCGTGGTGCTCGGCGCCGGCGGCATCGGCCGCGAAGCCGCCCGCGCGCTGGCCGCGCACGGCGCCGACGTGGTGTGCGCGGACCGCGACCTCGAAGCCGCGCGCGAGGCCGGCGTCGGCGAGGCGTACGAGCTCGACTTGCTCGCCCCCGGCGCCCTCGACCAGGCCGCGAGCGACCTCGGCCCGCTCGACGTCGTCGTGCTGACCGCCGCGACGAACGTCCGCAAGCGCCTGCTGGACTACACGCGCGAGGAGTTCGACCGCGTCATCGCGCTGAACCTCGGCGTGGCGTTCGAGGTCGTGCGCGTCTTCGGCGCCGACATGGTCGCGCGCGGGCGGGGGAGCATCATCGGCTTCTCGTCGATCCGCGGGACGACCGTCGAGCCCGGCCAGGGCCCGTACGCGGCCACGAAAGCGGGACTCGTCCAGCTGTTCCGGACGGCGGCGGCGGAGTTCGGCCCGGCCGGCGTGCGGGTCAACGCGATCGCGCCCGGCGTCGTCGAGACGCCGTTGACCGCGCAGATCAAGGCGAACCCGGAGTGGTACGACGCGTACGCGGCGAAGGGCGCGCTAGGGCGCTGGGCGCGTCCGGACGAGCTCGCCGGCGCGGTCGTGTACCTCGCCTCGGACGCTTCGTCGTTCGTCACCGGCTCCGTGCTCGCGGTGGACGGCGGCTGGACCGCCGTCGACGGCCGCTTCGAACCGCCTGCCTCGTAA
- a CDS encoding amidase: MTELPDLTAVELVAQYRAKTLSPVEVTEAVLNRIDAREPELHALYAYDPSGALDDAKASEARWASDEPLGPIDGVPLTLKENIATRGTPVPLGTAATALTPAVEDAPAAARVRESGGVLLAKTTMPDYGMLTSGLSSFHETARNPWLTSASPGGSSAGAGAAAAAGYGPLHVGTDIGGSIRLPAGWCGLTGLKPSFGRVPVDPPFLGRVAGPMTRTVADTALLMSVLAAPDERDHLSLPPADLDWSLEVSLAGLRIGLHLDPGVGLPVDPATRDAITAAARAFEAAGAVVEPVGPFLTREMLDGLDVFWRTRAWSDLQALPEERRAKVLPYIADWATGGADVAGVDVYRGFAQIDAISVAALRATAAFDFVLSPACPVAAPPAEWASPTNDPARPFEHIAFTVPYNMSGQPAVSLNCGYTDDGRPIGLQIAGRRFDDVGVLRAAAAYEGLREPQRPWPIG, from the coding sequence ATGACCGAGTTGCCCGACCTGACCGCCGTCGAACTCGTCGCGCAATACCGCGCGAAGACGCTCTCGCCGGTCGAGGTGACCGAAGCGGTGTTGAACCGCATCGACGCGCGCGAGCCGGAGCTGCACGCGTTGTACGCGTACGACCCCTCAGGCGCTCTCGACGACGCGAAGGCGTCCGAAGCCCGATGGGCGTCCGACGAGCCGCTGGGTCCGATCGACGGCGTCCCGCTGACGCTCAAGGAGAACATCGCGACCCGCGGCACCCCGGTCCCGCTGGGCACGGCGGCGACCGCGCTGACCCCGGCCGTCGAAGACGCCCCGGCGGCCGCGCGGGTCCGCGAGTCCGGCGGCGTCCTGCTGGCCAAGACGACCATGCCGGACTACGGGATGCTGACGTCCGGGCTGTCGAGCTTCCACGAGACGGCCCGCAACCCGTGGCTGACCTCGGCGTCCCCGGGCGGCTCGAGCGCGGGTGCCGGCGCGGCGGCCGCGGCGGGCTACGGACCCCTGCACGTCGGCACGGATATCGGCGGCTCGATCCGGCTGCCCGCGGGCTGGTGCGGCCTGACCGGCCTGAAGCCGAGCTTCGGCCGCGTCCCGGTCGACCCGCCGTTCCTCGGGCGGGTGGCGGGCCCGATGACGCGGACGGTCGCGGACACGGCGTTGCTGATGAGCGTCCTGGCGGCGCCCGACGAGCGTGACCACCTGAGCCTGCCGCCGGCGGACCTGGACTGGTCACTCGAGGTCTCGTTGGCGGGGCTGCGCATCGGCCTGCACCTCGACCCCGGCGTCGGCCTCCCGGTCGACCCGGCCACCCGCGACGCCATCACCGCGGCGGCTCGTGCCTTCGAGGCCGCGGGCGCGGTGGTCGAGCCGGTCGGCCCGTTCCTGACCCGCGAAATGCTCGACGGCCTCGACGTCTTCTGGCGCACCCGCGCCTGGTCGGACCTGCAGGCCCTGCCGGAAGAGCGGCGCGCGAAGGTCCTCCCGTACATCGCGGACTGGGCCACCGGCGGCGCGGACGTGGCCGGCGTCGACGTCTACCGGGGCTTCGCCCAGATCGACGCGATCAGCGTCGCGGCGCTGCGCGCGACCGCGGCGTTCGACTTCGTGCTGTCCCCGGCCTGCCCGGTCGCGGCCCCGCCGGCGGAGTGGGCGTCCCCGACGAACGACCCGGCCCGCCCGTTCGAGCACATCGCGTTCACCGTCCCGTACAACATGTCCGGCCAGCCCGCGGTCTCGCTGAACTGCGGCTACACCGACGACGGCCGCCCGATCGGCCTCCAGATCGCGGGCCGCCGCTTCGACGACGTCGGCGTCCTGCGCGCCGCTGCCGCGTACGAAGGCCTTCGCGAGCCGCAGCGACCCTGGCCGATCGGGTAG
- a CDS encoding RNA polymerase sigma factor: protein MTEAAPVTGADQFTEVHDRHFAGIYRYVAGRLGAQAAEDVAAETFLVAYDRRTTFDPARGDLRAWLFGIATNLVSRHRRKEARHYRALTRIELPRPVEGHENRVVLSGQLAKALARLTTGERDVLLLVALADLGYAEVAEALGISPGTVGSRLTRARKKLAPVLAPEASDG from the coding sequence ATGACCGAGGCAGCCCCGGTGACCGGCGCCGACCAGTTCACCGAGGTGCACGACCGCCACTTCGCCGGGATCTACCGCTACGTCGCCGGTCGCCTCGGCGCCCAGGCCGCGGAAGACGTCGCGGCGGAGACGTTCCTCGTCGCCTACGACCGCCGGACGACGTTCGACCCCGCGCGCGGTGACCTGCGGGCCTGGCTGTTCGGCATCGCGACGAACCTCGTTTCACGCCACCGCCGCAAGGAGGCCCGCCACTACCGCGCCCTCACCCGGATCGAGCTGCCCCGGCCGGTCGAGGGCCACGAGAACCGCGTCGTCCTCAGCGGGCAACTGGCGAAAGCGCTGGCGCGGTTGACCACGGGCGAACGCGACGTCCTGCTGCTCGTGGCCCTCGCCGACCTCGGTTACGCCGAAGTCGCCGAAGCGCTCGGCATCTCTCCCGGCACGGTCGGCTCCCGGCTGACGCGTGCCCGCAAGAAGCTCGCCCCTGTTCTCGCCCCGGAGGCCTCCGATGGATGA
- a CDS encoding CU044_5270 family protein has protein sequence MDDLQTLRAALLPAEPGQDVVDRSRHRLRNHVLGGRRRRVRPFVIGAGLAAATAAAAVVVATLPGTPVPPPPPQAVAPVDTRPAVLLAAATVAEHAQVGTGKYWHSTTKVGKETWEYWTTTDGQEWYRGENTHGKAVLMPRPRPIRLNGDDDVTLSRILTLPADPAALRDWLAEGLTRHGIPANQRDTAVLQSLIDLVSTVPSPPAVRAAAFRAIAAYPGVHALDNRSVHLPGGGRLVVDPATGQVDGSSVFLGPDGKPATDANGATYAVSAEWTDDLPK, from the coding sequence ATGGATGACCTGCAGACGCTGCGGGCCGCACTGCTGCCCGCCGAACCCGGCCAGGACGTCGTCGACCGCAGCCGCCACCGGCTGCGCAACCACGTGCTCGGCGGCCGCCGCAGGCGCGTCCGCCCGTTCGTGATCGGTGCCGGGCTCGCCGCCGCGACGGCCGCGGCCGCCGTCGTGGTCGCGACCCTGCCCGGCACCCCGGTCCCACCGCCGCCACCCCAGGCGGTGGCGCCGGTCGACACCCGCCCGGCGGTCCTGCTGGCCGCCGCCACGGTCGCCGAGCACGCCCAGGTCGGCACCGGCAAGTACTGGCACTCGACGACGAAGGTCGGCAAGGAGACCTGGGAGTACTGGACCACCACCGACGGACAGGAGTGGTACCGCGGCGAGAACACCCACGGCAAGGCGGTGCTCATGCCTCGCCCGCGGCCCATCCGGCTCAACGGCGACGACGACGTCACCCTCAGCCGGATCCTGACGCTCCCCGCCGACCCGGCGGCCCTGCGCGACTGGCTCGCGGAAGGGCTGACGCGGCACGGGATCCCCGCGAACCAGCGGGACACGGCGGTGCTCCAGTCCCTGATCGACCTGGTGTCGACCGTGCCATCGCCCCCGGCGGTGCGGGCGGCGGCATTCCGCGCGATCGCCGCGTACCCGGGCGTGCACGCGCTGGACAACCGGAGCGTCCACCTCCCCGGCGGCGGCCGCCTGGTCGTCGACCCGGCGACCGGCCAGGTCGACGGCTCATCGGTGTTCTTGGGCCCGGACGGCAAACCGGCCACGGACGCGAACGGTGCCACGTACGCGGTCAGTGCCGAGTGGACGGACGACCTGCCGAAGTGA
- a CDS encoding DUF4276 family protein has protein sequence MTERLKADATDAGGPELVNDDPATAPSKRLISYCEAYSKVNDGPLAIADLGIEPLRAQCPHLDKWLSTLDTIEP, from the coding sequence TTGACCGAGCGGCTCAAAGCCGACGCGACAGACGCGGGTGGTCCGGAGCTGGTCAATGACGACCCGGCGACAGCACCTTCCAAGCGCCTGATCTCCTACTGCGAGGCCTACTCGAAGGTGAACGACGGTCCGTTGGCGATCGCCGACCTCGGCATCGAACCCCTTCGCGCGCAATGCCCTCACTTGGACAAGTGGTTGTCGACGTTGGACACCATCGAGCCTTGA
- a CDS encoding AAA family ATPase, with translation MATQPLKSIGIEGFTSIRSATVALGQLNILVGANGAGKSNFVQALELLGRIVDGELGLFVGLNGGASALLTGDGSARARAPGDPAGRRSRAPAGPDRGARHPAAQRLRGLPLPRHQCRRTGEAAGADGRQPDTAQRRGQLVAPFFRDFVLRPDSNDRILLRWQQQDSDAVFSGNQMSDGTLRFVCLATLLLQPELPALVVLDEPELGLHPFAIVQLAGLLRQASARSQVLIATQSVTLMNQFEIEDLIVVERKAGASEFTRPDLATLQEWLDEYSLGELWEKNLLGGRPGREEPAGA, from the coding sequence ATGGCCACGCAGCCGCTGAAGTCGATCGGGATCGAGGGTTTCACCTCGATCCGATCGGCGACCGTTGCACTCGGTCAGCTCAACATCCTCGTCGGGGCCAACGGCGCCGGAAAGAGCAACTTCGTCCAAGCGCTCGAACTGCTCGGCAGGATCGTCGATGGCGAACTCGGCCTTTTCGTCGGCCTCAACGGCGGAGCTTCCGCCCTGCTCACCGGCGACGGAAGTGCTCGGGCACGGGCACCGGGAGACCCGGCTGGTCGAAGAAGCCGAGCGCCGGCCGGGCCGGATCGCGGCGCACGTCATCCAGCTGCTCAAAGGCTGCGAGGTCTTCCACTTCCACGACACCAGTGCCGACGCACCGGTGAAGCGGCTGGTGCCGACGGCCGACAACCTGACACTGCGCAAAGACGCGGGCAACTGGTGGCGCCCTTCTTCCGAGATTTTGTGCTGCGCCCCGACAGCAACGACCGGATCCTGCTGCGCTGGCAGCAGCAAGATTCGGACGCGGTTTTCTCCGGCAACCAGATGTCGGACGGCACCCTCCGGTTCGTCTGCCTCGCGACGTTGCTGCTCCAGCCGGAGCTACCTGCTCTGGTCGTGCTGGACGAGCCCGAGCTCGGCCTGCACCCGTTCGCGATCGTTCAGCTCGCGGGACTGCTGCGGCAGGCCTCGGCACGCAGCCAAGTGCTGATCGCCACGCAATCCGTGACACTCATGAACCAGTTCGAGATCGAAGACTTGATCGTCGTCGAACGCAAGGCCGGCGCTTCCGAGTTCACGCGGCCCGATCTCGCCACCCTGCAGGAGTGGCTCGACGAGTATTCCCTGGGTGAGCTTTGGGAGAAGAACCTGCTCGGCGGACGCCCCGGCCGGGAAGAGCCAGCCGGCGCATGA
- a CDS encoding CoA ester lyase has protein sequence MTTPRRSVLYMPGANERALEKAKTIPADALILDLEDAVAPDAKEAARERVCAAVGSYGSREVTIRVNGLDTEWHDADLRAAASAGPAAVVVPKVNSAAEVHNIERALELGGAPEHTKIWAMLETPIAMLHAADIAAASDRLTVLVLGTNDLAKELHAEFVPGRGPLLGGLSLCLLAARATGKVILDGVYNDVKDLEGFEAECEQGRQYGFDGKTLIHPAQVEPCNRIFAPSEAEIDRSRRIIEAYEEARAAGRGVVTVDGRMIENLHVDNARRVLALAEAVKS, from the coding sequence ATGACCACGCCTCGGCGCTCTGTCCTCTACATGCCCGGCGCGAACGAGAGAGCGCTGGAGAAGGCCAAGACCATCCCGGCCGACGCGCTGATCCTCGACCTCGAGGACGCCGTCGCCCCCGACGCCAAGGAAGCCGCGCGCGAACGCGTGTGCGCGGCGGTCGGTTCGTACGGCTCCCGCGAGGTGACGATCCGGGTCAACGGCCTGGACACCGAGTGGCACGACGCCGACCTGCGCGCGGCCGCCTCCGCCGGCCCGGCCGCGGTGGTCGTGCCGAAGGTGAATTCGGCGGCCGAGGTGCACAACATCGAGCGCGCGCTGGAACTCGGCGGCGCACCCGAGCACACGAAGATCTGGGCGATGCTCGAGACGCCGATCGCGATGCTGCACGCGGCGGACATCGCGGCGGCGTCCGACCGGCTGACCGTGCTGGTGCTGGGCACGAACGACCTGGCCAAGGAGCTGCACGCGGAGTTCGTCCCGGGCCGCGGGCCGCTGCTGGGCGGGCTTTCGCTGTGCCTGCTGGCCGCGCGCGCGACCGGCAAGGTGATCCTCGACGGCGTCTACAACGACGTGAAGGACCTTGAGGGGTTCGAAGCGGAGTGCGAGCAGGGCCGGCAGTACGGGTTCGACGGGAAGACGCTGATCCACCCGGCGCAGGTCGAGCCGTGCAACCGGATCTTCGCCCCGTCCGAGGCGGAGATCGACCGGTCGCGGCGGATCATCGAGGCGTACGAGGAGGCGCGCGCCGCGGGCCGCGGGGTGGTCACCGTGGACGGCCGGATGATCGAGAACCTGCACGTCGACAACGCGCGGCGGGTGCTGGCGCTGGCCGAGGCCGTCAAGAGCTGA
- a CDS encoding CoA ester lyase produces MRSPKDFFAPLALGAPAPVREIPVTPSRMIHFFDPGNEKMAAKVPDIAKKVDVLLGNLEDAVRADRKEAARAGLVSIAKANDFGKTQLWTRVNSLDSPWVLDDLVTLVTEIGDKLDVIMVPKVEGAPDIHYVDRLLAQLEARAGLTKPLLVHAILETASGVANVEEIAGASPRMQGISLGPADLAASRRMKTTRVGGGHPGYLVRTDPTGEDLTAGRTTYQQDLWHYTVARMVDACAMHGILPYYGPFGDIRDVVACEDQFRNAFLLGCVGAWSLHPVQIAIAKKVFSPSPSDVAWARRVIAEMGDGTGAVMIDGKMQDDASVKQCRVVAELADALAADDPELAAAYDAATKEILG; encoded by the coding sequence ATGCGCTCCCCGAAGGACTTCTTCGCCCCGCTCGCCCTGGGCGCGCCCGCCCCGGTGCGCGAGATCCCGGTGACGCCGTCCCGGATGATCCACTTCTTCGACCCGGGCAACGAGAAGATGGCCGCGAAGGTGCCGGACATCGCCAAGAAGGTCGACGTCCTGCTCGGGAACCTCGAGGACGCCGTCCGCGCCGACCGCAAGGAGGCCGCGCGCGCCGGGCTCGTCTCGATCGCGAAGGCCAACGACTTCGGGAAGACGCAGCTGTGGACGCGGGTCAACAGCCTCGACTCGCCGTGGGTGCTCGACGACCTGGTCACCCTGGTCACCGAGATCGGCGACAAGCTCGACGTGATCATGGTGCCGAAGGTCGAGGGCGCGCCGGACATCCACTACGTCGACCGGCTGCTGGCCCAGCTCGAAGCGCGGGCCGGCCTGACGAAGCCGTTGCTGGTGCACGCGATCCTCGAAACGGCGAGCGGCGTGGCCAATGTGGAGGAGATCGCCGGCGCGAGCCCGCGCATGCAGGGCATCTCCCTCGGCCCGGCCGACCTGGCCGCGAGCCGCCGGATGAAGACGACCCGCGTCGGCGGCGGCCACCCGGGCTACCTGGTGCGGACCGACCCGACCGGCGAGGACCTGACCGCGGGCCGGACGACCTACCAGCAGGACCTCTGGCACTACACGGTGGCGCGGATGGTCGACGCCTGCGCGATGCACGGGATCCTGCCGTACTACGGGCCGTTCGGGGACATCCGCGACGTCGTCGCGTGCGAGGACCAGTTCCGCAACGCGTTCCTGCTCGGCTGCGTCGGCGCGTGGAGCCTGCACCCGGTGCAGATCGCCATCGCGAAGAAGGTGTTCTCGCCTTCGCCGTCCGATGTGGCCTGGGCGCGGCGCGTCATCGCGGAGATGGGCGACGGCACGGGCGCCGTGATGATCGACGGGAAGATGCAGGACGACGCGTCGGTGAAGCAGTGCCGCGTGGTCGCCGAACTGGCCGACGCCCTCGCGGCGGACGACCCCGAACTCGCCGCGGCGTACGACGCGGCCACCAAGGAGATCCTCGGATGA
- a CDS encoding SDR family oxidoreductase has protein sequence MRVVIAGGHGQIALRLERLLAARGDEAVGIIRNPAHAADLEAAGAQGVVLDLENSDVDAVAEVLKGADAAVFSAGAGPGSGTARKDTVDRGAAALFAEAAERAGVRRHIQVGSIGADNPENPDVTEEFRHYLRAKRAAEDDLKARDLDWTILRPGSLTDDPGTGLVLLAEQTGRGPIPRDDVAAVLVALLDAPETARRTLTLISGEDAIGEAIAAL, from the coding sequence ATGCGAGTCGTCATTGCTGGTGGACACGGTCAGATCGCGCTGCGGCTGGAGCGGCTGCTCGCCGCGCGCGGTGACGAAGCGGTCGGCATCATCCGAAACCCCGCCCACGCGGCGGATCTCGAAGCCGCCGGCGCCCAAGGCGTGGTGCTGGACCTCGAGAACTCCGATGTGGACGCCGTCGCCGAAGTGCTGAAGGGCGCTGATGCTGCGGTGTTCTCCGCGGGCGCCGGGCCGGGTAGCGGCACCGCTCGCAAGGACACTGTGGACCGTGGTGCCGCCGCGCTGTTCGCCGAAGCGGCCGAGCGGGCCGGGGTCCGGCGGCACATCCAGGTCGGCTCGATCGGCGCCGACAACCCGGAGAACCCCGACGTCACCGAGGAATTCCGGCACTACCTGCGCGCCAAGCGGGCGGCGGAAGACGACCTCAAGGCTCGCGATCTCGACTGGACGATCCTCCGGCCGGGATCGCTCACGGACGACCCCGGCACCGGCCTGGTGCTGCTGGCCGAGCAGACGGGCCGCGGTCCGATCCCGCGCGACGACGTCGCCGCGGTGCTCGTCGCCCTGCTCGACGCGCCCGAGACCGCGCGGCGCACCCTGACCCTGATCTCGGGTGAGGACGCCATCGGCGAAGCGATCGCCGCGCTGTGA
- a CDS encoding ribose-phosphate diphosphokinase — MINEASREIAVFSGSAHPELAEEICAHLGVPLRPAEVRRFANDCLEVQLQANCRERDVFIIQPLVKPVQEHLVELLLMLDAARGASASRITAVMPHYSYARSDKKDAPRISIGGRLVADLLTTAGADRVLAMTLHSPQVHGFFSVPVDHLHALQELAKHFRQYDLSRTTVVSPDLGNAKEASHFARLLGVQVAAGAKERFPDDRVQISSVIGEITGRDVIVLDDEIAKGSTVIELLDKLAELEPRSIRVACTHGLFAAKAIERIGGRPEVLEIVCTNTVPVPEEERTEKLKILSIAPAMAEAIRRIHNGESVSALF, encoded by the coding sequence GTGATCAACGAGGCTTCGAGAGAGATCGCCGTCTTCAGCGGCAGCGCACACCCCGAACTGGCCGAAGAGATCTGCGCCCACCTCGGCGTCCCGCTGCGGCCGGCCGAGGTCCGGCGGTTCGCGAACGACTGTCTCGAGGTGCAGTTGCAGGCGAACTGCCGCGAACGGGACGTCTTCATCATCCAGCCGCTGGTCAAGCCGGTGCAGGAGCACCTGGTCGAGCTGCTGCTGATGCTCGACGCGGCGCGCGGCGCGTCGGCGTCGCGGATCACCGCCGTGATGCCGCACTACTCGTACGCGCGCTCGGACAAGAAGGACGCGCCGCGCATCTCCATCGGCGGCCGCCTGGTCGCCGACCTGCTGACGACGGCCGGCGCCGACCGCGTGCTCGCGATGACCCTGCACTCGCCGCAGGTGCACGGCTTCTTCAGCGTCCCGGTCGACCACCTGCACGCACTGCAGGAGCTGGCCAAGCACTTCCGCCAGTACGACCTCTCGCGGACCACCGTCGTCTCGCCCGACCTGGGCAACGCGAAAGAGGCGTCGCACTTCGCCCGGCTGCTCGGCGTCCAGGTCGCGGCCGGCGCGAAGGAGCGCTTCCCGGACGACCGCGTCCAGATCTCTTCGGTGATCGGTGAGATCACCGGCCGCGACGTCATCGTCCTCGACGACGAGATCGCCAAGGGCAGCACGGTCATCGAGCTGCTCGACAAGCTCGCCGAGCTGGAGCCGCGCTCGATCCGCGTCGCCTGCACGCACGGGCTGTTCGCGGCGAAGGCCATCGAGCGCATCGGCGGCCGGCCGGAGGTGCTGGAGATCGTCTGCACGAACACCGTGCCGGTGCCGGAGGAAGAGCGCACCGAAAAGCTGAAGATCCTCTCGATCGCGCCGGCCATGGCCGAGGCGATCCGCCGGATCCACAACGGCGAATCGGTGTCCGCCCTGTTTTAG